A single window of Triplophysa rosa linkage group LG2, Trosa_1v2, whole genome shotgun sequence DNA harbors:
- the LOC130570133 gene encoding RNA-binding E3 ubiquitin-protein ligase MEX3C has product MPSNTAQLLESDDTEPDLPVPVRNLSGLSLMDDESLSEPRDVSHLCVLGAVLDLQPLCQPGSDEENINNNLIRHDGDLEQLRARAVPPELTGMEVSGPGRLFQDGPADVDWRMMMMLDDGERCALNTRRKSVNTTECVVVPTSEHVAEIVGRQGCKIKALRAKTNTYIKTPVRGEEPVFVVTGRKEDVAMAKREILSAAEHFSLIRASRNKVASGVGLNSVPCHPGQTSIQVRVPYRMVGLVVGPKGATIKRIQQQTHTYIVTPSREKEPVFEVTGMPENVDRAREEIEAHIALRTAGSVDFSVDDDDFHYNGTDVGFELGGNGTWLFSSSASRVNNANFQVNGAGYRNDSSSSLGSNSSESFYSSGGMADLSPGSGGCTFWFGDTQLPLGSDDSAGSTNQHQTAWNALERGGASLPTTPRLSPSLLTRLSPSLPEALDHPLARLVQENSQSLPAFGPVFSPSSDSVGSGSPPSTHSYTKHSQVPACDRCGGGDGVAALVLGGQNLLRPECSNSILQST; this is encoded by the exons ATGCCCAGTAACACGGCTCAACTCTTGGAGTCAGACGACACCGAACCGGATCTCCCGGTACCGGTACGGAATCTGAGCGGGTTGAGTCTGATGGATGATGAGAGTCTGTCAGAACCACGCGATGTTTCccatctgtgtgtgttgggtGCGGTTTTGGACCTTCAGCCATTATGTCAGCCTGGATCAGACGAGGAGAACATCAACAACAACCTCATCAGACACGATGGTGATCTGGAGCAGCTGAGGGCCCGGGCCGTGCCTCCAGAACTCACCGGTATGGAGGTCTCCGGGCCGGGCAGGCTCTTTCAGGATGGGCCGGCTGATGTGGAttggaggatgatgatgatgttggaCGATGGAGAGAGATGTGCGCTCAACACCAGGAGGAAGAGTGTCAACACTACAGAGTGTGTCGTCGTGCCCACATCTGAACATGTGGCAGAGATTGTTGGCCGACAGG GTTGTAAGATCAAAGCTCTGAGAGCAAAGACCAACACCTACATTAAAACCCCCGTGAGAGGAGAAGAGCCGGTGTTTGTTGTGACGGGACGGAAAGAGGACGTGGCCATGGCTAAGCGTGAGATTCTGTCGGCGGCCGAGCACTTCTCGCTGATTCGGGCGTCGAGGAACAAGGTGGCGTCAGGCGTTGGGCTCAACAGTGTCCCTTGTCACCCGGGTCAGACCAGCATCCAGGTGCGGGTGCCGTATCGAATGGTGGGGCTCGTGGTCGGGCCGAAAGGAGCCACCATCAAGAGGATCCAGCAGCAAACTCACACCTACATCGTCACTCCGAGCCGTGAGAAAGAGCCGGTGTTTGAGGTGACCGGCATGCCTGAGAACGTGGACCGAGCGAGGGAGGAGATCGAGGCGCACATCGCTCTGCGTACCGCCGGAAGCGTGGATTTCAGCGTAGACGATGACGACTTCCACTACAACGGCACAGATGTCGGCTTCGAGTTGGGCGGCAACGGAACGTGGCTCTTCTCCAGCAGCGCTTCACGTGTCAATAACGCCAACTTCCAAGTCAACGGCGCCGGCTACCGCAACGACAGCTCCAGCTCGCTCGGAAGCAACTCCAGTGAGTCTTTCTACAGCAGCGGCGGGATGGCGGATCTCAGCCCCGGCAGCGGGGGATGTACGTTCTGGTTCGGTGATACCCAGCTGCCCCTAGGGTCGGACGATTCCGCAGGATCCACCAATCAGCATCAGACGGCTTGGAACGCCTTGGAACGCGGAGGTGCCAGTTTGCCAACCACGCCGCGGCTTTCTCCGTCCCTCCTCACCCGTCTGTCTCCATCCCTTCCGGAGGCGCTGGATCATCCGCTGGCTCGGTTGGTGCAGGAGAATTCCCAGAGCCTTCCCGCCTTTGGTCCGGTATTCTCCCCTTCGAGCGACAGCGTGGGCTCCGGCTCCCCGCCCAGCACTCACAGCTACACCAAACACAGCCAAGTCCCTGCGTGCGACCGCTGCGGCGGAGGAGACGGTGTGGCCGCGCTCGTCCTGGGTGGGCAAAATCTTCTCCGTCCGGAGTGTTCCAACTCCATCCTGCAGAGCACATAA